A genomic window from Cydia strobilella chromosome 26, ilCydStro3.1, whole genome shotgun sequence includes:
- the LOC134753398 gene encoding gametocyte-specific factor 1-like, with amino-acid sequence MYSTIKDPKPHQMMTCPYNKAHQVEHYRMHIHLQKCRKQYPKCSKTTCPFNATHVINDAELDFHVSSCPDRFLFDNQKYVVEDEVQQRELPPIPVVECEENWETEQAASYVPDTTAKSHIISKVKGATPSERRRARLEGVKSYRPLDH; translated from the exons ATGTACTC CACCATAAAAGACCCGAAACCGCATCAGATGATGACGTGCCCCTACAATAAGGCGCACCAGGTAGAGCACTACAGAATGCACATCCACCTGCAGAAGTGCAGGAAACAGTACCCCAAGTGCTCCAAGACCACATGCCCATTCAATGCGACACATGTCATCAATGATGCAGAGTTAGAT TTTCATGTGTCATCATGCCCGGATCGCTTCCTTTTCGACAACCAGAAGTACGTGGTGGAAGATGAGGTGCAGCAACGAGAACTGCCGCCCATCCCCGTCGTAGAGTGCGAGGAAAATTGGGAAACT GAGCAAGCGGCGTCTTACGTCCCAGACACTACTGCAAAATCTCACATAATTTCTAAA GTGAAAGGCGCCACGCCGTCggagcggcgccgcgcgcgcctagAGGGTGTGAAGAGCTATCGCCCCCTCGACCACTAA